tttgatgcAAATCTGTgtcatttggaaataaaaatgacacaattattggaaataaataatttattggaAATAAATAATGGTGTGTAACTGCTATGATAAGGAAAAGTGTGGGCCAGATCATGAGGACTTTGAATGATgagtaaagaaaaatgttatttttcagtTACATAAATTCTGGACATGGTCCTACTTTGCTTGGAATTCCTGATCATCTGGCCATAAGAAACTCCAAACTGCCATCACTTGCTGGGAAGAGGAGCCAATGAGGTGGATATAGTAGAGGTTGAGAGGTAGGAATAGAATCAGACCAAATATTGAGAATAATTTTTTCATGAAGAATATCACTCAAATAAGCCTCACTCTCATTTGTCTTAAGACCTAGTACAGGAAATCACAGGACTATCTGAATTTTGATAAGACTTTCTGAAGTACCAGCCTTCAGTTCATTCCCTACAGCCATCTCTCCAGAGCAGAGAACTGTTCTATAGTGACAACCAACGCAGGGGACTCTTTCTTTTGCTACGGATCAGCTTATCACCTCCAAtaagaagaatggaagaaaggtAAAACTTTTATAAGAACTTATTCCCAAAGCTGTGTCTTTTCTCTATTAGTCCACAATCAGATAAATTCACCTTGAGGTGGAGGATACAAGGAGCTTGATGTGTTCTAGCAGGAACAGACAGGGGACATGAGAGTATCTCCCAGCAGCATTGAGGGCCGACAAGGTTGAGTGTGGGAGCTATGAAAGCTGCAAACCAAAACAGTTGTCTTTTGTTGGACCTTCTCCCCATTCTGTGCTTAACTGTAACTATACCTCTCTTGGAATTCCTGATCATCTGGCCATAAGAAACCCCAAACTGCAATCACTTGCTGGGAAGAGGAGCCAATGAGGTGGATATAGTAGAGGTATATAATCTATTCAAATTTATTGGTAGAGTGAGAATTCTGCTGCTTTCCTAATTTAGGAGACAATATACATGGATGTATGCTTTTCAAAGCTAAAGTGCTGTGAGGAAACCAGTCACTCATGTTACTTGTGTTGGAATTTCTCAGAGCCTCCACATAAAATAGATGATCCAAAAATGAATGAGAAGAGGTTAACCAAGGTAGAATTTACCAATATGTGCACAGTTTGGGAAAGTTACATGGAACAGTGAACCACATTCCTCCCCCAGGAAAATAATATGGAGTAGAGAGAGGTTCATATTTCACTATGTTTAGAAACAATAGGATAGAAACTATCAGAATTGAGAGCACCTGAGGTGAACTAAGAGCACCTGAGGTGAATTCTGACCTTGCTGCCCAGAGGTTCCTGTCTTGGTTCACTATGGTCCTCTTGTCTTGTTTGAGTTCAGGACACTCTATATAGAGTGACTTGGGCTTTGCAGTGGCAGAAATGGGCTTCTAGGCAGAGAATTGTTGTATAATTACCGCTTGTTGTTCCATGTCTtagatttttcttccttgttctctacaaaaattgcctttttctattttaataagagAGGAGTGTGAATTATAAACTAAAAATGATACAAGTAAAATGCTTCATCCTCTATCCCTTCGCCATGTGTAGTGACCTGGCTGTGGTCAGGTCTGGTGAAGGATGAAGATTCTGATCCAAACCTATGGGTTTAAATCCAGGCAGTATGAATTTTTAAGGTGAGACCTGAAGCAAATCTCTTGTAGTATTTGCCACAGGTAGATATGTAGAAAATTAAAGTGAATTAATCATTCAACCAATTGCTAAAGTTCAACTTCCTGAGAGTTCCTACTTGTTTCCAAACTGATTTGTGCATGAGCATCTCTCTTTTCACCAAAGTCCTTCATTTGtgagcatttaaataaaaaattccctTGCTTATCCCAGACAATTAAATTGCTAACTGgctttaaaatgcaaaacaaattcCACATAAAACCACCTGGGGGAAATGCCAATAGTTTTATACTCTACAACTCATAGACATCCTTCCCAATCACTCGTGGCTGTTTCCATGCCTCAACATTCTCTATTCAGCTCCATTGccatttctctctcccctttctcaaACTTCCTTTTCACTCTTCAAAAATGCAACAACTTCAATTTAACCTGGAAATCTCTCCCTGAAATTTAGGCTTTCACGCATTTGGGTAATCGTTAGAGTCATATTCCAGCCCTCCCTGAGTTGGAGACATGAGAGTGACCACCCTGGACCATCGCTGCAGACATAAGGGATTCTTTCACACACATCAGAGTTTTCCTCAGGAGGAATCGTGAGCAATGACATTTTCTTCAGTGTCTACATACATCATGTTTTCCGGTGACTGTTGTCACTTAAAAAGGCTTGGGTGGCATTTAACTCAAATTTTCAACTACCCTTGGGCTCCCCactcttttattcatttgttgttCACACATTTCTTGACTTTCTTAACTATTTGCTGTGACCCTCATGTAGAGCTGGGGACACTAGGGACACATCAATGAGTACAAGGAAAATgttctttagttttttctttttgtcgTTTACAAAATTTGAAACAGGCCCTGAGTCATTATAACGTTAGAGATCTAGCTGACTTCACAAGTATCCTACCAATAGCTCATATTCTCTTCAAAAGCCTAATTATGATGTCCTTTCTCCCTGTTGTATGGACCCTCCTGGTCAGTGAGGGTGGGTGTGGTCATGCTTAGGGCTTCCAACTTTCTGAACCTGACACAAAACCTCTTTcccaagataaaaagaaagttgGGCTAAGGATTCTGTACCTATCCCACATAATTTAGGATGCTGAGAGGGTGTGTTGGGGCCATCAAATATTCCCTGTCAGTAGAAAGAGGGGGCTGCAGATGGCCCAGGCGTTAGAGTAGTGAGAACTGGGCTTGAAATTAGGTCCCATGACTTCCTGGCCTGTGAGGGATTACTTAACTTCTGCAGGCCTGTGTTTCCCTTCCCTGTGCCTCAGGGGCAATGCTTCCCACATAGCAGGGTAGTCTTAAAAATCAGAGATCTTGCAGCAGTTGTTCATATCTtatttgtattcccagcagcACCAGTGGAGGATTCATGAGCATGGATACAGTCGTGCCAACCCGGGAGACAGAAACCACAACAATGAATGACAGTTTTCAAATCTGCTATAAGAAGAATCTTATCCTGGCTTTCCTGACCCTCATCATTGCCCTGATTGGTGTGGCAGGAAACGCAGTTGTGCTCTGGATCCTAGGATGCTGCATGCGCAGGAACGCCTTCTCCATTTACATTCTCAACTTGGCTGCAGCTGactttctcttcctctgcttccagATCATAGAGTCCCTGGaggaaatctttaattttttttcttccatctccaTGCTCACCCCAAGGTTCTTCATGGTTGTGTCAAACTTTGCCTATCTTGCAGGGCTAAGCATGCTCAGTGCCATGAGCACTGAGCGCTGCATGTCTGTCCTGTGGCCCATCTGGTACCGCTGCCACCGCTGGAGACACACATCAGCTGTTGTGTGTGCCTTGCTTTGGGCCCTGTCGCTGTCGCTGAGCATCCCTGAAGGGCAGTACTGTGGCTTCCTGATTAAGTGGGATGACTATGAATATGAATGGTGTCAAACATTAGATTTCATCACTTCCGCCTGGCTGATGGTTTTATTTGTCACCCTCTCAGGGTCCAGTCTAACCCTGATTGTCAAGATCCTTTGTGGCTCCCAGAGGGTGCCAGTGACCAGGTTGTATGTGACCATTGGGCTCACGGTACTGGTCTTCCTCTCCTTTGGCTTGCCCTTTGGGATGTACTGGTTCCTCTTATTCTGGATCCTGAGATATGATGTTATTCCTTGTGGATCCTTTTGGGTTACAGTTGTTCTGTCCTGTGTTAACAGCTGCGCCAACCCCATAATTTACTTCTTTGTTGGCTCCTTTAGGCAGCGGCGATGGAAGCGAAGAACCCTCAAGCTGGTTCTACAGAGGGCCATGCAGGACACCCCTGATGAGGGTGACTCTGGAAGCGGGGTTTCATCAGGAAACCTTGGAGAGTAAGCAACAGTCTGGGGCAACTCGCAAGAGCCTCTGCTTTGATCAGACACATGTGATTCTGAGAGCCTTCCTGGCCCCATCAGTATAGGAGACGCTCAGAACCTGGTTCAGTTGGTTACCTAGTTTTAAATCAGGAGACAATAATTGTCCATATCTCCAGTGTGACAGGGCTGTTAAACACTGATTACTGTGTCTCTCTACCTGCCTTACTCAGGTGCTTTACCTCATTTGCTTGTGAGACTCATCAGCTCAGGGGTCCAGGACTGCTTCTACTTTTGAACTTTTGACCAACGTTTTTTTTTACACCAGAAGACTGAAAACAGTAATGGGGAGGGATCtacatttctttcatcagtgcACCTGATAAAGACTAAAAGAATCCTACATTTTGGACATTTCCCCCTAGTCCTTACAACTTTTGTCTCGATATTAttagaagaattaaataaattacccctgtactctctctctcctttcatctTGGCAGGACTGTGTATATTAACTTAGCTTAATAAATGTTTAGTGAATGAGTGTTTTCATGGATGAATACAGCTGATTCATTTTTCAGTCAACCCTGTGCTAAATCTCCAGTTATTAATTTTGAGTCACAACACTTATGTATTGTTTCCATCATTTTCAACTTTGGCAAGCTGAGTGTTCAGCTTTGTGATCAGATAAAGCCACATCCATGCATATTCAAGGTTTGACATACACTAtctttctgtgatttctttccACATGTCCTCCATTAGCAACCcttatctttccatttcttcccttTGCCTTGGCTCTGATACTGTCTCTGTGTGGAGCTTTCTATTTAGACTCTCAGACTTATTTCCAGAAGCTCACaacatgtattttattaattgtgGCATGTGTTTCTACTTAACTCTTtcagtaaaaataatattttaattttcagggcTATAGTGTTTCATTATTTTAACACATGTgtaattaaatgataataatgagCACAGATCATAATTATACAGTTCAATGAGTATAAAAAAGGGATATAGTTACATGacccccaaacaaatcaagacacaaAACCCTTTTATACCTCTGTAAGTTCCCATTATTTCTTCCAGTTCATCCTCCTTGACCCAGAGCTCAGGATgcctcttattttgttttttaattttaaaataaattttagtgcgTTGATTTTAGGGTTATAACATGCTATTAGGTAGATATAGATAAGGTAAAATGATTTTATAGTCAAAAAATCAAAATCTATCATATCATATAGTTATTAATTTTCCCTTATTGTCAGAACTGTTATAATCTGTCCATTTAGCAAAATATTGCACATAATCACTATtctcaaaaacaatgaaatattatattcatattttacattGTTTCATCCTACATGTttatcactttaaatttttttttatctacttCTTTCCATTTTCCGTCTACTGTTTCAAACCTGGTAACCACTATTGTacattttgtgtatatgtattgatactttaaaaagtatttcacaTAAAAGATTAGTagaataaaggagagaaaaagagggagggaggaggataaAAAGGGGAGTAATTGGGGAATGAATTCAAATTTCTTGTATGTATAATTATGTGGAAATGtacccaaatactatgtataaatacaatgttgaaataaaaaacttccaCATCGTTTTCTTCTGTTTGTTATTCATGtgtcacattttgaaaaatatcttctcaggtcattttcccattttaatttatattgttttaatttttttgctactGAGTGTTTTGAGATCCCTCTGAATCTACAATATTAGCCTCTTATCTGATATactgtttgtaaatattttgtacCAATATGTGGATTACCTTCATgttgttgattgttttctttgctaaacAGCAAGTTTTTAACCTGATGCAGTCTCATTTAgttagttttggttttgtatcttgtttttttttttttttttttttttggtgggatgTCCAAGAAAACATCACCAAGAACAATTTCTAGAAGTCTTTCTCCTGTTTTCTGCTAGGGATTTTACATTTTAAGTATTATGTTTAGGTTgctgattcattttgagttagcATTTTGTATGGTATAAGAGAAAgacacaattttattattttgcctaTAGAAATACAGCTTTCCCAGgcccttttttttggggggggagactATCATTTGTCCATTGTGTCTTCTGCAGAAACAGAATTTgtagaaaattaattttgtagAAAATTAATTGGTCATATAAGTTTGGATTTATTTATGGGCTGTCTATTCTGTTGTACTGGcctatgtatctgtttttatgtcatAAGCCACAATATTTATACCATACCATTTTGTATCCTTCTGTTCTGAATACTATAATTTTGTAATATAATAGTAATCTGGGACACTTCCAATTTTGATTTTGTTCTCAGCATTGCTTTGGTTATCAGgggtcttttgtggttccatattaattttaggattttaaaagtttctgtgAAAAATAACACCActgggattttcaaaaattattttgtggtgTATTGTAATcttacataatagtgggattcattattacATAGGCATGCCTGCACATATCATAATTTGGTTAACttaattccccagtatttcccccttcacttctttcctccctcttcctcaactatttttttctactatactggccttccttctctttttataaagtcaccttccacattttcttcatcttcactttctctagcttccacatatgagaaaacaaaTATGATCCTTGACGTTCTGAGTTTCACTTCCTTTATTAAcactctcaagttccatccattttcttgcaagatgacataatttcatacttctttatgcctgaataaaactccactgtgtatataccatattttctttgaaaatcttcTAAGATTATATTATCTTCAGCACAGATAATTTGGCTTCTTTTTTGTTGGTATCTCTTTTACTTCCTTCATCTGTTGCATTAGTCTGTCTGAAGTTTGAAATAATATATTGAATTGGAGTGGAAATCATCGGGGTCCTTATCATaatcctgattttagaggaaatgtttcaGTTCTTCCCTATTCAgcatgatgttggctttgggtttgtcatatagcATATTTATGACAAACCCTTAGTTCCTTCTATCCTTAGTTGTTTAAGGCTTTTTGTCCTGAATGGTATTAAGTTTAGTAGAAGGTTTTTACTGAGTCTATTGAGAAGATCGTGTGATTTTTTGCCCTTGATTCTATTTAAGTGGTGTATTACAAGTATTGATTTGTATATATGAAACCATCCTTGCAGCAttggaatgaaacccacttgatcatgatgcacaatcaTTTAAATTCTTGTTGAATATGATTTACTCGTATATTATTAAGAATATTTGTATCCATGTTCCTGAAAGATATTTATCTGGAGTTTCCTTTCCTTGAAGTGGACTTACCTGGTTTTGGTATTCGTGTTTTACTGGGTTAATATGAAGCATGGACACTATTTATTCTCTAAAGGTCCAGTAGAATTTAGCTGAGTTCATCTGATCCTGGACTTTCTTTatccaaagtatttttttcctgcattcaTCTTTTTAATTGCTATTGGCCTATTTATTTCTATGCCCTCTTGGTTCCTTTTCAGTAGGcctatgtttctagaaatttgttcatctcttgaagatttttaaaattttttggaatatattttttcaaaattgtctCTAATGATGCCctggatttcagtggtatctgttTTAGTATGTCATTTTTTGACCCTACTTTTATTACTCTTGATCTTCttactctttcttttggttaatgtgcctaaaggtttgtcaatttgtTTGTCTTTTCAGAAAACCAACTTTTTCCTTCATTGATCTCTTGTATTCTTCTTTTATTccctatttcattaatttcagctttcatatttattatttttttctttctgatggtTTTGGAAATGGTGTGTTCTTGCTTTACTAAAActttgagatgcatcattaggaTATTTATTTGAGATCTTGCTAATTTTTTAACGTGTACACTCATTGCTATAACTTTTCCCTTAGAACTGCCTTTACTGTGTCCCTGACACTTTGCtagtatttatattttgatatatgttcaCAGTCCTGGATGGGCATCTCTTCCACTGTTACGAGTGTTtttcagtaaacttttttttttttttttactgtgtgcTCTGAGGTGTGGGTAGACTTAAGGTGAAACTCCTGTTCAATGTGATCACAGTACTATGTTCAGTTCCTAACACTTTGAGAGGAGATAATAATCATTAGTGACTGTGAACACTATAGAGAAAAACCATATACTAATAAaccattttaaaagttaacagAAAATCACCTTGACATTTCCACTAATCCAAATGTGTAAGGGTGGAGTAATACTCTACAACTGGCTTAGAAATtagacattaaagaaaataaaatgaataaactctATAGGgcataaatgtgaaaaaaaggaGGGATAAAGACAAATGGAGGTAGGAGAAACAGAGTAGATAATAAAAGGAGAGACATAAACTAAAGAAGAGACTTTAAAatagacaataagaaaaaaacaataaaaaataaatccaattagcatattaaaatataaaggaaatgtATAAAATTGGATTAACACATGCAATATCAAATGACCTACAAAATCTACCTAGAAGATAATGACATTTGAGGTGGTATTTCAGAGAGTCTTAATTCATTCCTTGTTGAGTTGAAATGGAGAGATTTCCCATTGGGCCATCCAGACTTGAATCCTGTAAGGTTATAGAAGGGTCATTACATGCCCATGCCTCCTTGGTTTGTCTTCAAAGTTTCTCTGGACATAGAGGTGGAAACCATACCAGTGATGTCCCCACTGAGTTGGGGAGATGTATATTTAGTTTATCCCCCAGAACCTCATTCTGCCCAATCTCAGAGGATCCCTCGACTCTTTGGAGTGAGGGCCTGAGAActtattagtcttttttttttttaatcagaggaAATTTCTCCTAAATATCAGTGGTTTAGCAGCCAAATTTCTCCCTGGTTAGTACTGCAGATTTATGTACCCACCTATAGAACTGCTTTATAGGGCCAGAGATGTGCAAACAGGTGTGAGTTTGCCCATGACGATTTTGAGGTGTGAGAGACATGGCAGCTTATGGTAGATGTACAGCCACTGGGCAGCTGTGCTGCTGGGTGACCCATGATGAAGGCACAGGATAGGTGGACGTGACTGGGGTACGTTCAGCAGTGGGCTTATGGGTCACAGATGGAGGCAAATTGCTTTTGGGTTGCATGTGACAGTGGGGCACTACTAGCTTCAGCTGGCAACTGGGGCCCAGGTGGCTGCAGCCAATGGCTGGCTTTTGTTCTAGGTTGTTCTCCACTTGCTGCTCTCCCTGACAGTGTTTTGCACTTTGTTctgctcccctcctctcccattgCCAATGATGAGGGAAGGGGGTGGTCAGCAGCCTTCAGCTAACCAGGATCCCACTACACAGGTTAATCAGATTGCTGTATCAATGGTATTCCCTGTAATATTATTTACTGATATCTCTACGTGGGATGAAGTAAAGATATACTTTCTTCCGGCACTGCAGACTGCAGCATGATCTCTACAAAATGGTTAGCCATCACAGTTTTCCACCAGCAATTAGAGAGAAGCTGGACACTTCTCAATCACCAAATGGCTTTgtaacttttctttaaattttaaatcttttttctgcattttttattgttgcatcaTAGTTGGTGAGATTTACTACCTAattgcacacaatataacaatataatttttccGATATGTTCCCTGgcagtgttttcctttttcttcccctcccttaCCTCCCTGGTCTTTTTCCTCTACTAATCACCCTTTGGTTATCTGAGATATCTCTtaacttccttttccttcatcCTTTGAGATAAATAATATAAACTTTGATTTTCTgacataatttctatttctttatggctaaacaaaattccactgtgtatctattcattttttgaatgactcctaagttggttccatagtttggctgtggTGTGTTGTACTgttataaacatgagtatgcatgtattgctatagtatgatgactttgattctttagtattaattaaaatacaagGGGTGGTAACACTAAGGTGCTCTAAACAGTTGACAAGGGTGGAGGCTCATTGTCTATACCCAACTATATTTTCCAATTGAGTGAGAAGGGTGGGGGGGATATACCAAGGCTAGGGGTTGTtaacctctttctctttttgtgttgttTCAGAGCTACTGGTTGAAAGTGACCTAAACCTGAAGCTGATTGAAATAGCTGTAAGCTTCTTTTTTCACCTGTTTAGGGTAGGAATAACAAAAAGTCAATCACAATATATACTACCTATatcataaaagtaataataaaaagctgTTTTAATGATTTTCATGCAAAAAattatgttctgagaaatgcagcTTACCAAACTTGatgaagaataaacaaaaattcaaaagtaaTCCTCTATTAACTAAGGAAattaaatttgtaattaaaatgttttctactaAGAAAGCTTCAGGTTTAAATGACTGCACTGGTGAATTCTATAAAATGCAAAGGATTTTAAACATAAAGATTTAAGCTTCAGTAGAATTTCAAGCCCAGATAAATAGGAAGATACAATAAACAGAAGTCAATGAAATGCAAAACAACTGATAAAGTCAAAGCTATAAGGTGGCACTTCAAAAACAAACTTCAGAAATGAGAAGAAGGAAAGCAAGTGAAATAGTGAAAAAATGAGATGCACTGAAGCCAGTCAGGAACAGATGAGAATATAGAAGCTCTCCCCTGTCTTGCAAGGGCAGCCAGGGTCTTGAAGGCCAGATCACATGGATCCTCAAGTCAAAAAAGAACACATCCTTCTATGGTGTGCAGAGAGGCATCCAAAGTATATGCATCCAACATGAGGTCTTGTAGATATAAAAGTTCCCACAGCTTTGGTTGTCCCGGAAGGGGATATGGGAGAAAATCTACAACCTCTCTTATCCCCACTCTGGGAACCTCAGTTGGAACATGTGGGGGTGGCTTCCAAGACACTGAAGGCATGGAGAGAGGGATTTGAATGTTTTAACTCCTGGTTCTCTGCCTATGAGGTTGTGAGTTGCAATGGCAGTGCTTCTCCTCCTGCTTGGTTGTCCACTGCTACTGCTACAATTAGCTgtggttctttctctctctcttgtcccTATAAGTGTAGGGGTGGTTATAATGCTTTGTTTTTTGCTTGCCGTTAGCTATTTTATTATACCATGTTAATTATTCTTAACTCTATCTTTGTAAAGagtcaactaaagaaatactcaATTACTTCATTTTGGggttgctttttttcttcttaaatatgcaaaaaagaacaattttgaaaAGCAAGTAACATGATGAAAACCTGGGAGCTGgtctcaggaggctcaggcaggaggattgagagtgcaaagccagcctcagcaaaagcaagatgctaagcaactcagtcagactcttggtgtctctaaataaaatacaaaatagggctatggaTGTGCCACCGTGGTCAAGTATCCCTGACTTCACTTTCCAGTACCCTCCACTCCActtcccccaaataaataaaacttgggtGTATGGCAGCTAAGCTCTTGGTGCAATTCCTACATGTTACTGTGGTCCTCAAATGAATGTAAGTAGCAGTGTTCTCCCTGTGATGATGGGCTTGAATGTCGAGAATAAGGGGGAGAATGTAGGTAGATGGATCATAAGGGAGAATGATTTGGAGAAGCTCTCTGAGAACAAACACAGTCAAACATGCCAGCATCCAGTTTTCACAAAGAAGCATCATCTCTTCTGCCTTTCCCTAAGGGAAGCCCATGACCCCCTGAATGATGCATCACAAGGTAGAAACAGAGAtatgaactcagaaaaaaaaatattaccaatCATTGGAAACAGGAAAGAGTTTAGAATATACTTACCCCTACCTTTCTTCTATCCTCTGTCCACAGGAGGAGAGCTGATCTGTGCTG
This portion of the Ictidomys tridecemlineatus isolate mIctTri1 chromosome 4, mIctTri1.hap1, whole genome shotgun sequence genome encodes:
- the LOC101966032 gene encoding mas-related G-protein coupled receptor member X2, whose product is MDTVVPTRETETTTMNDSFQICYKKNLILAFLTLIIALIGVAGNAVVLWILGCCMRRNAFSIYILNLAAADFLFLCFQIIESLEEIFNFFSSISMLTPRFFMVVSNFAYLAGLSMLSAMSTERCMSVLWPIWYRCHRWRHTSAVVCALLWALSLSLSIPEGQYCGFLIKWDDYEYEWCQTLDFITSAWLMVLFVTLSGSSLTLIVKILCGSQRVPVTRLYVTIGLTVLVFLSFGLPFGMYWFLLFWILRYDVIPCGSFWVTVVLSCVNSCANPIIYFFVGSFRQRRWKRRTLKLVLQRAMQDTPDEGDSGSGVSSGNLGE